A stretch of Besnoitia besnoiti strain Bb-Ger1 chromosome V, whole genome shotgun sequence DNA encodes these proteins:
- a CDS encoding hypothetical protein (encoded by transcript BESB_061680), producing the protein MSARRLERLVLGGGGGFQNIKGIEFLLHKPLKENAIVKDFCAFFLPAMRYQNPALSVQILEAPDSASSSSASPAIAAASKPTTARTGAQPARGRSDRLRLFFGEGNGTHMMNLSLYRSPHQLMQRLVDVDSQWQQLQAYAASAEKQNSGS; encoded by the exons ATGTCAGCTAGACGGCTTGAGCGGCTCGTTcttggaggcggaggaggcttTCAGAATATCAAGGGCATCGAGTTTCTCCTACACAAACCTCTCAAAGAAAACGCCATCGTCAA AGACTtttgcgccttcttccttccCGCCATGCGGTACCAGAACCCTGCGCTCTCTGTCCAAATCCTTGAGGCTCCAGAtagcgcctcctcttcctccgcgagTCCGGCGATCGCCGCCGCTTCAAAGCCTACGACCGCGCGGACAGGAGCCCAaccggcgcgaggccggagcgaccgtctgcgtctcttcttcg GGGAAGGGAACGGCACCCACATGATGAACCTCAGCCTGTACAGAAGTCCTCACCAGCTGATGCAGCGTCTCGTCGACGTCGATTCTCAATGGCAGCAGCTCCAGGCGTACGCGGCCTCCGCTGAGAAACAGAACTCTGGCTCGTAG
- a CDS encoding hypothetical protein (encoded by transcript BESB_061690) has product MWGKLLTDTYNKVRTKADEVRQQVSNTVQAQQATISKARDALFSLGLSSQNGRLLSRANAIEEAATAGLTAEELMHQLQKEASGVRTVDEVHDMLLLWRMLTLQSALHSAPRFASAEFLYLQQGDERLRASSRGADSQSLASQADAASCSPCVSSSPAEGRGGLQSAAETGAEDAIGCHGGDQAKADALRPCQEQESRLRRAESGGHAMSVAFPAPVAPSFGEELREESEKGEKAIYGDGVSFKEVLLRSNALERCLLAISRRSTLRNFFALHTEELLAARREAHRRYEARQEKSQAGGADASPSSSSTSSALASTLPGSPAEGSTLSAPSAPRTSPGASSAGKTTAEDPLLVSASSENKASTPLAVSGAEDAALSASSLASPSSAADAPVASAAPAPAMDAVLSLMSLCLPGSQDKHLELLHELLTAASAAAGAAAAASLGGALRLAVDARRERRSSCEDLRDEETAAEGMAPEKREAAGAEGAGEEGRGEGAKGGAEEDDAPAATAPALQTALVNEGLGVLEAILQIVSAWKRNWVLERKEDARRRLEAEARHLAAKIEDCDFSENDQEEDPLVTHNIRLLANAQLLDLQQRIILVKQKLLVEQTAETQRKMQLLGALKARREVLARGLEGGEDAAEELKKDVQLRMTEASEALVKEAAGLEERRTALSERLKKLREERMELERRLEDCLHTIATLESEQLSLQREEDGLHLDLLHVQKQYKEQMHLHHRQTQQQSLLRTSLEELGRTGDSLVTLFELDAEKKRDSTAQDVEKLKAALQTQVCRHFAFEKTRLQQHVQLLLQCMQTLDKLLGCRGEERTEGFSAAAQSLAKKDGLQESESLSERLEALDPDARAALLHTRKRFLRACRQLDQCFAETEQFVSFHKATLVDAIRQQQQTLRHRREGEEDEKNEAEGAQTLAPEGRAGLQGAGTNAAAADLDPLKDIAALYRQTKKQIALYLGRLSTASPPAVAAEAGVRPSPLPPPSPTVPPSQPSAAAATPRQAAALAAPSSPPSARPAPPPAAPVPSLPLSAAPQPQRLSPFAPASSGAPSAPVSSVLTAPAASPARPEASTGARHLPAFAAAGRAKEPAPSLARVLGFSSTPTSPSPPSEPRISAGDAGGAKADVHARMQPAAEGGGAQRDEKRLGSDFQIFDLKTPPLSPREAEGQVEKKGAANAWQDDVDLLADDKLDNWLMD; this is encoded by the exons ATGTGGGGGAAACTTCTCACTGACACCTACAACAAGGTGCGGACCAAGGCGGACGAG GTTCGCCAGCAGGTTTCGAACACAGTGCAGGCGCAACAGGCGACGATCTCCAAGGCACGCGATGCGCTTTTCTCCCTGGGGCTTTCGTCGCAGAATGGCCGGCTCCTCAGCCGCGCTAACGCGATTGAGGAAGCCGCCACGGCAGGCCTCACCGCGGAGGAGCTGATGCACCAActgcagaaggaggcgagcggtgtacgtacagtcGACGAAGTCCATGACATGCTCCTTCTCTGGCGAATGCTCACGTTGCAGTCCG cgctgcacagcgcgcctcgcttcgcaTCCGCGGAGTTCTTGTATCTGCAGCAGGGAgacgagcgcctccgcgcgtcgtctcgcggGGCGGACTCGCAGAgtctcgcctcgcaggcagacgccgcgtccTGTAGCCCatgtgtctcttcttcccccgccgaaggacgcggcgggcttcagagcgccgcggagacgggcgcggaggacgcgatCGGCTGCCACGGGGGCGaccaggcgaaggcggatgCGCTGCGGCCCTGTCAGGAGCAGGAATCCCGCTtgaggcgcgcagaaagcGGTGGGCACGCGATGTCCGTGGCCTTTCCGGCGCCTGTTGCGCCGTCGTTCGGCGAGGAGCTTCGTGAGGAATCCGAGAAGGGAGAAAAGGCGATTtacggcgacggcgtgtcTTTCAAGGAG GTCCTGTTGCGATCGAACGCACTGGAGCGCTGTCTGCTGGCGAtttcgcggcgcagcacgcTGCGGAATTTCTTCGCACTGCACACggaggagctcctcgcggcgcggcgcgaggcgcaccgGCGCTACGAGGCGCGCCAGGAGAAGTCGcaagcgggcggcgccgacgcctcgccctcttcttcctcgaccTCCTCCGCTCTGGCGTCCACGCTCCCTGGAAGCCCGGCGGAAGGCTCcacgctctccgcgccctctgcgccgaggACTTCtcccggcgcctcctcggcgggAAAAACGACAGCGGAGGAtcccctcctcgtctctgcttcctccgaGAACAAGGCCTCCACGCCACTCGCTGTCTCGggggcggaagacgcggcactgtccgcgtcctcgctggcctctccgtcctccgcagcagacgccccggtggcgtctgcggcgccggcgcccgcgatgGACGCGGTGCTTTCGCTGATGTCGCTCTGCCTGCCGGGGTCGCAGGACAAGCACCTGGAGCTTCTGCACGAGCTCCTGactgctgcctccgcagccgccggcgcggcggcggccgcctcgctgggcggcgccctgcggctcgccgtcgatgcccgccgcgagcgccgaagcagctgcgaagacctccgcgacgaggaaaccgccgcggagggcatGGCGCCCGAAAAAagggaggccgccggcgccgagggggccggcgaggaaggccgcggcgaaggcgcgaaggggggagcggaggaagacgacgcacctgcggcgacggcgccggcgctgcagacggcgcTGGTGAACGAAGGACTTGGCGTCCTCGAGGCGATTCTGCAGATCGTGAGCGCGTGGAAGCGGAACTGGGTGctggagaggaaggaggacgcgaggaggcgcctggaggcggaAGCCCGACACCTCGCCGCGAAAATCGAAGACTGCGACTTCTCAGAAAACGACCAGGAG GAGGATCCGCTGGTCACGCACAACATCCGCTTGCTGGCGAACGCGCAGCTCTTGGATTTGCAGCAACGCATCATCCTCGTAAAGCAGAAGCTCCTCGTCgagcagacggcggagacgcagcggaagatgcagctcctcggcgcgctcaaggcgcggcgcgaggtgCTGGCAAGAggcctcgagggcggcgaggacgcggcagaggagcTGAAGAAAGATGTGCAG ctgcgcatgacagaagcgagcgaggctCTCGTGAAGGAGGCCGCAGGGCTCGAGGAGCGACGCACAGCGCTGAGTGAAAGACTGAAGAAGCTGAGGGAGGAACGGATGGAGCTCGAGAGGCGCCTCGAAGACTGCCTGCATACG ATCGCCACGCTGGAGTCGGAGCagctctcgctgcagagggaagaagacggccTCCACTTGGATCTGCTGCATGTTCAAAAGCAGTACAAGGAGCAGATGCATCTCCATCaccggcagacgcagcagcagagcctcCTCCGAACGTCTCTCGAGGAGCTCGGCCGAACGGGCGATAGTCTCGTCACCCTCTTCGAGCTCgatgcagagaaaaagcgcgACAGCACCGCGCAGGACGTGGAAAAACTGAAAG CGGCGCTTCAGACGCAGGTCTGCCGGCACTTTGCCTTCGAGAAGAcccggctgcagcagcatgTGCAGCTTCTCCTGCAATGCATGCAGACACTGGATAAGCTGCTGGGCtgtcgcggcgaggagaggactgagggcttctccgccgccgcgcagagcctcgCGAAGAAAGACGGCCTCCAGGAGAGCGAAAGCCTGTCTGAgcggctggaggcgctcgaccccgacgcgcgcgccgcgctgctgcacacgcgcaagcgcttcctccgcgcgtgcCGGCAACTGGACCAGTGCTTCGCAGAGACTGAGCAGTTCGTCTCCTTCCACAAAGCCACGCTGGTCGACGCCAttcgccagcagcagcaaacGCTACGACACCGCCgagagggggaggaagacgagaaaaacgaggcggagggcgcgcagacTCTCGCGCCTGAGGGTCGCGCCGGTCTTCAAGGCGCAGGAAcgaacgccgccgcagccgaccTCGATCCACTGAAGGACATTGCGGCGCTATACAGGCAGACTAAGAAGCAAATCGCCCTCTACCTCGGCCGCCTCT CGACTGCGTCACCGCCTGCGGTTGCAGCGGAAGCCGGGGTGCGAccgtctccgcttcctccgccctcccccACGGTGCCTCCTTCGCAgccgtccgctgccgccgcgacgcctcggcaggccgcggctctcgcggcgccttcttcacccccgagcgcgcggcctgcgcctcctcctgccgccCCCGTGCCAAGTTTGCcgctgtccgccgcgccgcagccgcagaggctgtCGCCCTTTGCCCCCGCTTCGTcgggcgcgccctcggctcCAGTCTCCTCGGTTCTtacggcgcctgcggcatcGCCGGCGCGACCAGAGGCTTCTACAGGGGCTAGGCATCTCCCAGCCTTTGCTGCTGCCGGGCGCGCCAAAGAACCTGcgccgagcctcgcgcgggtGTTGGGCTTCAGCTCGACGCCCACGtccccgtctccgccctcggaGCCGCGGAtctccgcgggcgacgcgggaggGGCGAAGGCCGATGTTCACGCGAGGATGCAGCCCGCGGCAGAGGGCgggggcgcgcagcgagacgagaAGCGGCTGGGGTCGGATTTCCAGATTTTTGACTTGAAGAcgcctccgctgtcgccgcgggaGGCTGAAGGCCAGGtggagaagaagggcgcggcgaacgccTGGCAGGACGACGTCGATCTACTGGCAGACGACAAACTCGATAACTGGCTCATGGACTAA